One genomic window of Eleginops maclovinus isolate JMC-PN-2008 ecotype Puerto Natales chromosome 12, JC_Emac_rtc_rv5, whole genome shotgun sequence includes the following:
- the LOC134873062 gene encoding uncharacterized protein LOC134873062: protein MSDNHDDEEASGEPQATTSSEGTTGPRCAILDGKFFKVVSQNPSGKIEAECQLCTTKKAIICGSYQATTNFKTHLKRKHPENLQEFENYKKESASGQQKKAKTSLRQTRLFDHASPTISQSKVDSLVKSFVVKGMHSLATVEQTEFIELVQGLHPGANVMSRRTLGRRIDEEFATKKAFLKETLKNVRRVCTTVDIWSTKKTSYLGATVHWINGDTLERQSAALAVRHFPSPHTYNRIAELLDEIHTEYGLSSDTIVSTVTDNASNFAKAFKEFSVTGKTNDPDEVEELDDELSFLVIDPEREEASECSIILPPHLRCATHTLSLISTTDVKKSITSNATLSRLNHSTMAKCSALWTASGRPKSAETLGKVIEQQLKTPCITRWNSLHDSLSQLSFLRDKLPDAMTALQLPPFREVELDYIEEFCRVLRPIAISIDRLQGQSACYYGELLPTLFTIQAKLEDLQASNLRYCSHVLQATIAGFKKRFHNFLMLEHDVNEAILATTTHPYFKMRWLPQRLASEKRRIQQLMLHSADELGLLSESDGTTPSTEENDEFFVFTDQGTVNQLEAEALPSHSKAELETLHFLEDPRKDLASLNAYPLMKQLFVRFNTTLPSSAPVERLFSFAGLVNRPHRRSLTPDMLEKLVVLKNN from the exons TCCAAGTGGAAAGATAGAAGCTGAGTGTCAGCTGTGCACAACCAAGAAAGCCATTATTTGTGGCTCTTATCAAGCAACAACAAATttcaagacacatttgaaaagaaaacacccagAGAATCTACAGGaatttgaaaattacaaaaaggaaagtgcAAGTGGCCAGCAGAAGAAAGCCAAAACATCATTAAGGCAGACTCGTTTGTTTGACCATGCTAGCCCAACAATATCACAAAGTAAAGTCGACTCCCTTGTGAAATCCTTTGTTGTCAAAGGAATGCACTCATTAGCCACCGTTGAACAAACAGAATTCATCGAGCTTGTGCAGGGACTTCACCCAGGTGCCAATGTAATGTCCAGACGGACACTCGGACGACGGATTGATGAagaatttgcaacaaaaaaagcattcctAAAAGAGACGCTTAAAAATGTTCGCCGTGTTTGTACAACAGTGGATATTTGgtcaacaaagaaaaccagtTATTTGGGAGCAACAGTACATTGGATCAATGGAGACACGCTGGAAAGGCAGTCAGCCGCTCTTGCCGTTAGGCATTTTCCCAGCCCCCATACTTATAACCGAATAGCAGAACTGTTGGATGAGATTCACACAGAATATGGGCTGTCTTCAGACACCATTGTGTCTACAGTTACTGATAATGCATCCAACTTTGCAAAGGCCTTTAAAGAGTTCAGTGtcactggaaaaacaaatgacccaGATGAAGTTGAAGAGCTGGACGATGAGCTGTCCTTCCTGGTCATAGATCCTGAGAGAGAAGAAGCATCTGAGTGTTCCATCATTTTACCACCACACCTCCGGTGTGCGACACATACTCTGAGTTTAATCTCAACTACTGATGTCAAGAAATCGATCACTAGCAATGCAACTCTCAGCAGGCTGAATCATTCAACGATGGCGAAGTGCTCAGCATTATGGACAGCATCTGGCAGACCAAAGAGTGCTGAAACGCTAGGCAAAGTAATCGAGCAGCAACTCAAGACACCCTGCATTACAAGGTGGAATTCTCTGCATGACTCCTTGAGTCAGTTGTCATTCTTGCGTGACAAGCTCCCTGATGCCATGACTGCCCTGCAACTTCCACCATTCAGGGAAGTCGAACTGGACTACATTGAGGAATTTTGCAGAGTGTTACGACCGATTGCCATCTCAATAGATCGGCTTCAAGGGCAATCTGCATGCTATTATGGTGAGCTGTTGCCAACACTTTTCACCATTCAAGCCAAGCTGGAGGATCTGCAAGCATCAAACTTGAGGTACTGCTCACACGTTCTTCAAGCAACCATAGCAGGGTTCAAAAAACGCTTCCACAATTTTCTGATGCTGGAGCATGACGTGAATGAGGCCATCCTGGCAACCACAACACACCCATACTTTAAGATGAGGTGGTTACCCCAGAGGTTGGCTTCTGAGAAGAGGCGAATACAGCAACTGATGCTGCACTCAGCAGACGAACTCGGACTTCTCTCAGAGAGTGACGGGACCACACCGAGCACAGAGGAGAATGACGAATTCTTTGTGTTCACTGATCAAG GAACAGTCAACCAGCTGGAGGCCGAGGCCTTGCCCAGCCACAGCAAGGCGGAACTGGAGACCCTTCATTTTTTGGAGGATCCCAGAAAAGACCTGGCTTCACTAAATGCATACCCTTTgatgaaacagctttttgtgaGATTTAACACAACCCTACCATCCTCAGCCCCGGTTGAGcgcctgttttcttttgctggcTTAGTGAACCGGCCTCACAGAAGGTCATTAACACCAGATATGCTGGAGAAGTTGGTTGTCCTGAAGAACAactga